In one Macaca fascicularis isolate 582-1 chromosome 6, T2T-MFA8v1.1 genomic region, the following are encoded:
- the IL7R gene encoding interleukin-7 receptor subunit alpha isoform X1 — protein sequence MTILGTTFGMVFSLLQVVSGESGYAQNGDLEDAELDDYSFSCYSQLEVNGSQHSLTCAFEDPDVNTTNLEFEICGALVEVKCLSFRKLQEIYFIETKKFLLIGKSNICVKVGGKSLTCKKIDLTTIVKPEAPFDLSVIYREGANDFVVTFNTSHLQKKYVKVLMHDVAYRQEKDENKWMHVNLSSTKLTLLQRNLQPEAMYEIKVRSIPDHYFKGFWSEWSPSYYFRTPEINNSPGEMDPILLTISILSFFSVALLVILACVLWKKRIKPIVWPSLPDHKKTLEHLCKKPRKNLNVSFNPESFLDCQIHRVDDIQARDEVEGFLQDTFPQQLEESKKQRLGGDVQSPSCPSEDVVITPESFERDSSLRCLAGNVSACDAPILSSSRSLDCRESGKNGPHVYQDLLLSLGTTNSTLPPPFSLQSGILTLNPVAQGQPILTSLGSNQEEAYVTMSSFYQNQ from the exons GAGACTTGGAAGATGCAGAACTGGATGACTACTCATTCTCATGCTATAGCCAGTTGGAAGTGAATGGATCCCAGCACTCACTGACCTGTGCTTTTGAGGACCCAGATGTCAACACCACCAATCTGGAATTTGAAATATG TGGGGCCCTCGTGGAGGTAAAGTGCCTGAGTTTCAGGAAACTACAAGAGATATATTTCATTGAGACAAAGAAATTCTTACTGATTGGAAAGAGCAATATATGTGTGAAGGTTGGAGGAAAGAGTCTAACCTGCAAAAAAATAGACCTAACCACTATAG ttaaACCTGAGGCTCCTTTTGACCTAAGTGTCATCTATCGTGAAGGAGCCAATGACTTTGTGGTGACATTTAATACATCACACTTGCAAAAGAAGTATGTAAAAGTTTTAATGCACGATGTAGCTTACCGCCAGGAAAAGGATGAAAACAAATGGATG CATGTGAATTTATCCAGCACAAAGCTGACACTCCTGCAGAGAAACCTCCAACCTGAAGCAATGTATGAGATTAAAGTTCGATCCATCCCTGATCACTATtttaaaggcttctggagtgaaTGGAGTCCAAGTTACTACTTCAGAACTCCAGAGATCAACAATAGCCCAG GGGAGATGGATCCTATCTTACTAACCATCAGCATTTTGAGTTTTTTCTCTGTGGCTCTGTTGGTCATCTTGGCCTGTGTGTTATGGAAAAAAAG AATTAAGCCTATTGTATGGCCCAGTCTCCCTGATCATAAGAAGACTCTGGAACATCTTTGTAAGAAACCAAGAAAG AATTTAAATGTGAGTTTCAATCCCGAAAGTTTCCTGGACTGCCAGATTCATAGGGTGGATGACATTCAAGCTAGAGATGAAGTGGAAGGTTTTCTGCAAGATACGTTTCCTCAGCAACTAGAAGAATCTAAGAAGCAGAGGCTTGGAGGGGATGTGCAGAGCCCCAGCTGCCCATCTGAGGATGTGgtcatcaccccagaaagttttGAAAGAGATTCATCCCTCAGATGCCTGGCTGGGAATGTCAGTGCATGTGATGCCCCTATACTCTCCTCTTCCAGGTCCCTAGACTGCAGGGAGAGTGGCAAGAATGGGCCTCATGTGTACCAGGACCTCCTGCTTAGCCTTGGGACTACAAACAGCACCCTGCCCCCTCCATTTTCTCTCCAATCCGGAATCCTGACATTGAACCCAGTTGCTCAAGGGCAGCCCATTCTTACTTCGCTGGGATCAAATCAAGAAGAAGCGtatgtcaccatgtccagcttctACCAAAACCAGTGA